TGGCGTCCTTGTCCTCACGGTGGTTGGCGTGCATCTGCAGGATGCGGCCCACCCGCTCCTTGCGGTCCTTGGTCGAGTTGAGGATGCTCGAGCCCTTCTCCAGGGTCCCCGAGTACACCCGGAGGTAGGTCAGCTTCCCCACGTAGGGGTCGGTCATGATCTTGAACGCCAGGGCGGAGAAGGGCGCCTCGTCGTCGGCCGAGCGGCTCATCGGCTCCATCCCCTTGACATCGGTGCCCTCGACGGTCGGCACGTCCAGGGGGCTGGGCAGGAAGTCGAGGACCGCGTCGAGCATGGGCTGGACGCCCTTGTTCTTGAACGCCGATCCGCACAGCACGGGGACGACCTGATTGGCGATGGTGGTCTTGCGCAGGGCGCGGCGAAGGTCGTCGGCGGTGATCTCCTCGTCCCCGAGGTACTTCTCGGTGATGTCGTCGTCGAAGTGCGACAGGACGTCGACCAGCTCGTGGCGCCACGTCTCGGCGGTCTCGGCCAGCTCGGCCGGGATCTCGGTGACCTCCCAGCGCTCTCCCATGCCCTCCTCCCAGACGAGGGCCTTCATGCCGATCAGGTCCACGCACCCGTGGAACTCGGACTCGGCGCCGATCGGGAGCTGGACCACGGCGGGCATCGCCTCGAGGCGGTCCTTGATCATGTCGACGGCGCGGAAGAAGTCGGCCCCGATGCGGTCCATCTTGTTGATGAAGCAGATGCGTGGCACGCCGTACTTATTGGCCTGGCGCCAGACCGTCTCGGTCTGGGGCTCGACGCCGGCCACGGCGTCGAAGACGGCGACGGCGCCGTCGAGCACCCGGAGGGACCTCTCCACCTCGACGGTGAAGTCCACGTGGCCGGGGGTGTCGATGATGTTGATCCAGGTGTCCTTCCACATGCACGTCGTGGCGGCGGAGGTGATGGTGATCCCCCGCTCCTGCTCCTGGACCATCCAGTCCATGGTGGCGGCGCCCTCGTGGACCTCGCCCATCTTGTAGTTCTTGCCCGTGTAGTAGAGGATGCGCTCGGTTGTCGTGGTCTTGCCCGCGTCGATGTGCGCCATGATCCCGATGTTGCGGGTCCGGGCCAGCGGGAACTCCCTGATGATGGGCATGTTGCTTTCTTCTCGTGCTCGACGAAGTTGGTCCGGCGTTACAGCACGCCGATCTGCCGGCCGCAGGCCGGCGGCTACGGCGCCGGCTCTACCAGCGGTAGTGAGCGAAGGCCTTGTTGGCCTCCGCCATCTTGTGCGTATCCTCCCGGCGCTTGACCGCGGTGCCGATTCCGTTGGAGGCGTCCAGCAGCTCGTTGGCCAGGCGCAGTGCCATGGTCTTTTCCCGCCGCTGGCGGGAGTACCCCACCAGCCAGCGCAGCGACAGCGTGGTGGCCCGCCGGGGCCGGACC
The nucleotide sequence above comes from Acidimicrobiales bacterium. Encoded proteins:
- the fusA gene encoding elongation factor G, which encodes MPIIREFPLARTRNIGIMAHIDAGKTTTTERILYYTGKNYKMGEVHEGAATMDWMVQEQERGITITSAATTCMWKDTWINIIDTPGHVDFTVEVERSLRVLDGAVAVFDAVAGVEPQTETVWRQANKYGVPRICFINKMDRIGADFFRAVDMIKDRLEAMPAVVQLPIGAESEFHGCVDLIGMKALVWEEGMGERWEVTEIPAELAETAETWRHELVDVLSHFDDDITEKYLGDEEITADDLRRALRKTTIANQVVPVLCGSAFKNKGVQPMLDAVLDFLPSPLDVPTVEGTDVKGMEPMSRSADDEAPFSALAFKIMTDPYVGKLTYLRVYSGTLEKGSSILNSTKDRKERVGRILQMHANHREDKDAIYTGDIVAAVGLKNTTTGDTLCDPAHPILLETLEFPEPVIHVAVEPKTKADQDKLGKALYALSEEDPTFQVHTDEETGQTVISGMGELHLEVLVDRMLREFKVDAHVGKPQVAYRETVTKPVQKVEMR